A genomic window from Sparus aurata chromosome 4, fSpaAur1.1, whole genome shotgun sequence includes:
- the LOC115580800 gene encoding protein C19orf12 homolog, with the protein MDQRVNDVIHLCREIANQPEFKNTWKEVVTGSSITAAGAAAGGLLLGPLGFPVGGAAGGLLSWLMTRGKFKSLPQILMELPQAEKQKLYDNVVAVLDNLTWKNAAQLDEVVMGNADLRERVTDVLQNYIKKNV; encoded by the exons ATGGATCAACGAGTGAATGATGTCATTCATCTCTGCCGTGAAATAGCAAATCAGCCCGAGTTCAAGAACACCTGGAAAGAAGTAGTAACAGGTTCGTCGATAACAGCAGCAGGAGCTGCAGCCGGCGGTCTTCTCTTAGGACCTCTAGGGTTTCCTGTTG GTGGAGCAGCGGGCGGTCTCCTATCCTGGTTGATGACCAGGGGGAAGTTCAAGTCTCTGCCTCAGATCCTGATGGAGTTGCCACAGGCTGAGAAACAGAAGCTCTATGACAACGTTGTGGCTGTCTTAGACAACCTGACCTGGAAGAACGCAGCCCAGCTTGACGAAGTTGTGATGGGCAACGCCGACCTTAGGGAGAGGGTCACTGATGTGTTGCAAAACTACATCAAAAAGAATGTCTGA
- the cnep1r1 gene encoding nuclear envelope phosphatase-regulatory subunit 1: MNSLEQAEDLKAFERRLTEYVSCLQPATGRWRMILIVVSVCTATGAWNWLIDPDTQKVSFFSSLWNHPFFTISCITLIALFFAGIHKRVVAPSIIAARCRTVLAEYNMSCDDTGKLILKPRPNIQ; encoded by the exons ATGAACTCCTTGGAACAGGCCGAAG ACCTGAAGGCTTTTGAGAGAAGACTAACAGAGTATGTCTCCTGTTTGCAACCTGCAACGGGCAGGTGGAGAA TGATTCTGATTGTGGTGTCTGTTTGTACGGCTACCGGGGCTTGGAACTGGTTAATAGACCCCGACACACAGAAG GTCTCTTTCTTTTCATCACTGTGGAATCACCCCTTCTTCACCATCAGCTGCATCACTCTTATAGCTCTCTTCTTCGCTGGGATACACAAACGAGTTGTGGCACCATCGAT TATTGCTGCCCGCTGTCGGACGGTTTTAGCAGAATACAACATGTCCTGTGACGAT ACAGGGAAGCTTATTCTCAAGCCGCGACCGAACATCCAGTAG
- the sdr42e1 gene encoding short-chain dehydrogenase/reductase family 42E member 1: MEKARTDTFLITGGCGYFGYRLACSLREKGAKIILFDTIPPNQEVPEDVVFVQGDVREYAHVERAVAGVDCVFHIASYGMSGREQLNRHLIEAVNVQGTQNVLKACVEHGVSRLVYTSTFNVVFGGQEIVNGDESLPYLPLHLHPDHYSRTKSMAEMAVLKANGTALHDGSGVLRSCALRPAGIYGPGEQRHLPRIVGYIEKGIFRFVYGDASSLVEFVHVDNLVSAHVLAAEALTAEQQHRSAGQPYFISDGRPVNNFEFFRPLVEGLGYPFPKVRLPVSLIYFFAFLTEMIHHLIGPFYNFQPLLTRTEVYKTGVTHYFSMAKAKTELGYEPQEFNLDEVVQWFRSRGHGKKSHRSYLSRLILDILCVAAFVAVALSFLPLVGG; the protein is encoded by the exons ATGGAAAAAGCACGCACAGACACGTTTTTGATAACTGGGGGATGTGGCTATTTTGGTTATCG CCTGGCGTGCTCCCTGCGTGAAAAAGGAGCCAAAATCATCCTGTTCGACACGATCCCTCCAAACCAAGAAGTGCCAGAGGACGTTGTGTTTGTTCAAGGAGATGTACGTGAATATGCGCACGTTGAGAGGGCCGTCGCTGGCGTGGACTGTGTATTCCACATCGCCTCCTATGGCATGTCTGGAAGGGAGCAGCTGAACCGGCACCTAATCGAGGCGGTGAACGTTCAAGGCACCCAGAACGTCCTGAAGGCCTGCGTCGAACATGGAGTGTCCAGGCTGGTTTACACCAGCACCTTCAACGTGGTGTTCGGAGGCCAAGAGATAGTGAACGGTGATGAAAGCCTCCCTTATCTTCCTCTCCACCTTCACCCTGACCACTACTCCAGAACAAAGTCCATGGCTGAGATGGCAGTGCTGAAAGCTAACGGCACTGCGCTGCACGATGGCTCCGGGGTGCTGAGAAGCTGCGCACTGCGTCCTGCAGGAATCTACGGGCCTGGTGAGCAGAGGCACCTGCCCAGGATCGTCGGCTACATAGAGAAGGGGATCTTCAGGTTTGTGTACGGTGACGCCAGCAGCCTGGTGGAGTTTGTCCATGTGGACAACCTGGTGTCAGCACACGTGCTCGCTGCAGAGGCCCTGACCGCAGAGCAGCAGCACCGCTCTGCCGGCCAGCCTTACTTCATCTCAGATGGCAGGCCTGTTAACAATTTTGAATTCTTCAGACCTCTGGTAGAGGGTTTGGGCTATCCTTTCCCCAAGGTACGCCTTCCTGTGTCTCTCATTTACTTTTTTGCCTTCCTGACAGAAATGATTCACCACCTCATCGGGCCCTTTTATAACTTCCAGCCATTGCTGACGCGTACAGAAGTGTATAAAACTGGTGTGACGCATTACTTCAGCATGGCAAAAGCTAAGACGGAGCTCGGGTACGAGCCCCAGGAGTTCAACCTGGATGAGGTTGTACAGTGGTTCAGGAGCCGAGGCCACGGGAAGAAATCTCACAGATCCTACCTCAGTCGATTGATACTAGACATCCTGTGTGTTGCTGCCTTTGTTGCCGTggctctctcttttcttccccttgtTGGCGGTTGA
- the LOC115580798 gene encoding arylamine N-acetyltransferase, pineal gland isozyme NAT-10 — protein MNLEEYFKRIGFHGSYDKLDFATLKSVHRQHILSVPFENLGIHCGERIVMDLEVIFNKIVRNKRGGWCLENNYLFGWVLREMGFDTTTLSSRVFNSVLNEFIPLDSHLINKIVIDGKAYIADVSFGVSSQIREPLELISGKDQPQAAGVFRVIDQGDKWVLEKTGREPHVLNPERANISLVNRNLTKMIYCFTLVPREVDHFWEVSDKLQTDPASLFTNKSILSLQTPTGFKALIGWTYSEVTYKPEEGVDVMDMREVTDDEIEQILREQFNLKLQNKLTPVSNKAWYTL, from the coding sequence ATGAATTTGGAGGAATACTTCAAGAGAATCGGCTTCCACGGCTCTTACGACAAACTGGACTTTGCGACCCTGAAGTCCGTCCACAGGCAGCACATCCTGTCGGTGCCATTTGAAAACCTCGGCATCCACTGCGGTGAGAGGATCGTCATGGACCTCGAGGTCATTTTCAACAAGATAGTGAGGAACAAGCGCGGCGGGTGGTGTCTCGAGAACAACTACCTCTTTGGCTGGGTGCTGAGAGAAATGGGCTTCGATACGACCACGCTGAGCTCCAGAGTGTTCAACAGTGTCCTCAATGAGTTTATTCCCCTTGACTCTCATCTGATCAACAAGATCGTCATCGACGGAAAGGCTTATATAGCAGATGTAAGCTTTGGGGTGTCCTCCCAAATTCGGGAGCCCCTGGAGCTCATCTCTGGAAAGGACCAACCTCAGGCAGCGGGTGTCTTTCGTGTCATAGATCAGGGGGACAAGTGGGTGCTGGAGAAGACGGGCAGAGAGCCACATGTTCTCAATCCAGAGCGTGCCAATATCAGTCTGGTGAACAGGAACCTAACAAAGATGATCTACTGCTTCACGCTGGTGCCTCGCGAGGTGGATCACTTCTGGGAAGTGAGCGACAAACTCCAGACGGATCCCGCGTCGCTGTTCACCAACAAGTCCATCCTCTCTCTGCAAACGCCGACCGGATTCAAAGCCCTCATCGGTTGGACCTACAGCGAGGTCACCTACAAACCTGAGGAGGGTGTTGATGTCATGGACATGAGGGAGGTCACAGATGATGAGATAGAGCAAATTCTGAGGGAGCAGTTCAATTTAAAGCTGCAGAATAAACTGACGCCAGTAAGCAACAAAGCGTGGTACACACTCTAA
- the LOC115580799 gene encoding protein C19orf12 homolog encodes MAQRVNDVIHLCCEIADQPEFKNTWKNIAKGMTITAAAAGAGGLLLGPPGFFVCGAAGGLLSWYMTSGQFKPLPQILMELPQAEKQKLYDDVVVVLDNLAWTDAAQLIAVVMSNAGIQEKVTDVLQNYIKKNI; translated from the exons ATGGCTCAACGAGTGAATGATGTCATTCATCTCTGCTGTGAAATAGCAGATCAGCCCGAGTTCAAGAACACCTGGAAAAACATAGCAAAAGGAATGACGataacagctgcagcagcaggagcaggcgGACTTCTCTTAGGACCTccagggttttttgttt GTGGAGCAGCGGGCGGTCTCCTATCCTGGTATATGACCAGTGGGCAGTTCAAGCCTCTGCCTCAGATCCTGATGGAGTTGCCACAGGCTGAGAAACAGAAGCTCTATGACGACGTTGTGGTCGTCTTAGACAACCTGGCCTGGACGGACGCAGCCCAGCTCATCGCTGTTGTGATGAGCAACGCCGGCATTCAGGAGAAGGTCACTGATGTGTTGCAAAACTACATCAAAAAGAATATCTGA